Proteins from one Palaemon carinicauda isolate YSFRI2023 chromosome 26, ASM3689809v2, whole genome shotgun sequence genomic window:
- the LOC137620035 gene encoding uncharacterized protein yields MNVQGGQEIEASYELLQACKGQLPIDEDNLPTVSESGVSRECRFRGKQIPHTNVAKDSGHNVTHTSVAKDSGHNVTHTSVAKDSGHNVTHTNVAKDSGHSVTHTSVAKDSGHSVTHTSVVKDSGHNVTHTNVAKDSGHNVTHTSVAKDSGHNVTHTSVAKDSGHNVTHTSVAKDSGHNVTHTNVAKDSGHNVTHTNVAKDSGHNVTHTNVAKDSGHNVTHTYVAKDSGHNVTHTSVAKDSGHNVTHTSVAKDSGHNVTHTSVAGHNVTHTCVAKDSGHNVTHTSVAKDSGHNVPHTSVAKDSGHNVTHTSVAKDSGHNVTHTNVAKDSGHNVTHTNVAKDSGHNVTHTNVAKDSGHNVTHTNLLKTLVIMSPTQTLLKTLAMSPTQTLLKTLAIMSPTQTLLKALDIMSVNPMLLETSFYTNQIWMFPIGYHNHINKNNPTSFGESSIIPYARKPSALETVTAVS; encoded by the exons GCTTCAGGGGAAAACAAATACCCCATACAAACGTTGCTAAAGACTCTGGCCATAATGTCACCCACACAAGCGTTGCTAAAGACTCTGGCCATAATGTCACCCACACAAGCGTTGCTAAAGACTCTGGCCATAATGTCACCCACACAAACGTTGCTAAAGACTCTGGCCATAGTGTCACCCACACAAGCGTTGCTAAAGACTCTGGCCATAGTGTCACCCACACAAGCGTTGTTAAAGACTCTGGCCATAATGTCACCCACACAAACGTTGCTAAAGACTCTGGCCATAATGTCACCCACACAAGCGTTGCTAAAGACTCTGGCCATAATGTCACCCACACAAGCGTTGCTAAAGACTCTGGCCATAATGTCACCCACACAAGCGTTGCTAAAGACTCTGGCCATAATGTCACCCACACAAACGTTGCTAAAGACTCTGGCCATAATGTCACCCACACAAACGTTGCTAAAGACTCTGGCCATAATGTCACCCACACAAACGTTGCTAAAGACTCTGGCCATAATGTCACCCACACATACGTTGCTAAAGACTCTGGCCATAATGTCACCCACACAAGCGTTGCTAAAGACTCTGGCCATAATGTCACCCACACAAGCGTTGCTAAAGACTCTGGCCATAATGTCACCCACACAAGCGTTGCTGGCCATAATGTCACCCACACATGCGTTGCTAAAGACTCTGGCCATAATGTCACCCACACAAGCGTTGCTAAAGACTCTGGCCATAATGTCCCCCACACAAGCGTTGCTAAAGACTCTGGCCATAATGTCACCCACACAAGCGTTGCTAAAGACTCTGGCCATAATGTCACCCACACAAACGTTGCTAAAGACTCTGGCCATAATGTCACCCACACAAACGTTGCTAAAGACTCTGGCCATAATGTCACCCACACAAACGTTGCTAAAGACTCTGGCCATAATGTCACCCACACAAACTTGCTAAAGACTCTGGTCATAATGTCACCCACACAAACGTTGCTAAAGACTCTGGCCATGTCACCCACACAAACGTTGCTAAAGACTCTGGCCATAATGTCACCCACACAAACGTTGCTAAAGGCTCTGGACATAATGTCAGTGAACCCCATGTTACTGGAAACCAGCTTCTATACAAATCAGATCT ggatgtttccaataggctaccacaaccatattAATAAGAACAATCCTACATCATTTGGCGAATCGTCGATTATTCCATATGCAAGAAAACCCTCAGCTCTGGAAACAGTGACTGCAGTATCATAA